The nucleotide sequence ATGTGGCGTATAAAATGGTTCAGACATATGGAAAGGAAAACTGCATTCTCTTTTTCACAAATACATTGTGGGAAGATGAGGATAACTATCGCTTTATGGACGAAGTTACTGAATATATTGGCGTTGAGATTACAGAGGTCATTGATGGGCGGACGCCAGAAGAAGTGTTTTATGACTATGGGTATCTTGGCAATTCTCGAGTAGCAAAGTGCTCAGAGGAATTAAAGGTATATCAAACCCTTGTGTTTCTTGAAGAATTAAGAGATAAGAAGAATTTAGAGCCCATTTTGTATTTCGGAATTGGTCCGCATGAAACACATCGTCGTGATAATTTAACAAACTTTTATGAGCATTATCCAATCGAACCAATCGAAACAAGGTTTCCATTGATTGACCAATTTAGAACGGATGTTGATTTAAAGGCGATTATTGAAAATGAATGGAAAATCAAACTACCACGTATGTATGACCTAGGCTTTTCACATGCAAACTGTGGAGGCAGATGCGTTCGTGGCGGTTATGGGCATTATGCTAGATTATATAGGGTTTGGCCTGAGCGTTATAAAGAACAAGAAGAAATGGAAGAACGTTTTCGTCAGCACTTTGATAAGAATGTTTCTATTTTGGAGAAGAACGGAAAATCATTCACACTAAAGGAATATCGTGAGCAAATGGAGAGAGAAGGCGTAGACAAGTATATCGATATTGTTGATAAGAAAATGCCATGTGTATGTTCGTTCTCATAAACAAGTAGCTTTTTTGACATAATTTTTGCGAATAAGGGAATGCTATTCACAAAATCTATGTCAAAAGGTGAAGCAAACATGATCCAACCCCGAAACGGACAAGCACCCAAAATCGGTCAAAGGGTACGTGTGTACAAGAATCTTCATAAGAATGTTTTCTCTATTCAAGATGCGAAGACGCGGCGTGTGATTGCGTATGGTGATGCGTTTTTGTTACGTGATGTGGAGATGAAGGTCAGTAAGGCAGGACAAGCCCGGGTAAGGCGAGAGAAGCGGAAGAACGTTCATGCGGTTTTAGTTGGGAGCTTTGCAGGAGAGGTCAGCGAACGGAGATTAGAGGTTGACGCGTTGTACTACAACCCTTATCGCACAGATTTATTTATAGAAGAAAAGTCGGGAAAACCCGTCCTCGGCGCAGAGTGCTGCCTGGCAGAGAACGGAAAGTGCTATGTTTCAGGGAAGGTTCACTATGCACAGTAATAGGCCTTTTCATACATTTGCGTATGAAGAGGTCTATTTTTATCTCGGGGCACTCTCTGTTAAACTATCATTAGAATCTAACGTTAAAGATAACAGGAGTGCTTTTGTGTGTTAACAACGAAAGAAATGTTTCTAATCAATGAGTATGTCCAGTCTCGGAATGGTGAGTCGTTTTCCTTAATGGCATTATGTGATTATTTGATCGGGAAAGGCTCAAGCAAGAAAAGCTATTCAACAGGCAAGCCGGTTTTGTATGGATATGTGGCGGTTTATTTAGAGGGACTGAGGAAGAAGTTTCGAACAGCTGAAGTGAAAGAGGATGAGCAGAAGCGGGATATTACGTATTTGTTTGAAGGGCAGCTTGAAGAGCTGCATATTCAGCATCCAGATGAACCACTTCGTCCTAAGGGTAAGCATAGCGAAGAGAAGAAGGAAGAAGCTGAGAAGGACGAACCAGAGGAAGGACAGCTATCGTTATTTTAAACAAAGAGAAGGCGAGAGGGGTGACCTTCGCCTTCTCTTTGTGCATCTTATGAAAATTCGATTCCGCCGTCGATCATGACAGATTGTCCTGTCATATAGTCTGAATCAGAAGATGCTAAGTACGAGACAAAGTTCGCGACATCTTCTGGTTCTTCTGTTCGGCCGAGTGTAATGCCTTCTGCGAATTTGTTGAATGCTTCGCCTGGCTTAAGGTCCATATATTCAACCATTTTGGCATCGATTCTGTCCCACATTGAAGTCCCGACGATACCAGGGCAGTAGGCGTTGACGTTAATATCAAATTGGGCAAGCTCCTGTGCGGCTGTTTGGGTTAGTCCGCGAACAGCAAATTTTGTAGAGGAGTAGGCGCCAAGCAGGCTATAGCCTTTATGGCCTGCAATGCTGCATGCATTAATGATCTTTCCACGTCCGTCTTGTTTCTTCATTTGTTCTGCGGCTGCTTGAAGGCCGTATAAGGTACCGAAGACGTTAATCTTGTAGATTGTTTCAAGGTCTTTCTCAGTTACTTCTAATAGCGGAGCTACTTGGTCAATTCCTGCGTTATTGACAAATACATCGACACGTCCGTATTTGTCGACGGTTTGTTTGACAAGTGAGAATTGATCATCTCTGTTGCTGACGTCTCCTTGAACGGCGAAGCTTTCTTTTCCTTGGTCTTGCAGTTCCTTTGCGGTCGCTTCTGCTGTTTCTTGATTGACGTCATTAATCACAATCGCAAAGCCATCATTGGCAAGTCTTTGTGCGATCCCTTTGCCGATACCTTGTCCTGAACCTGTGATAATTGCAACTTTCTTATCTGTCATTCTCCACCATTCCTTTCAATCAAAGATTCCACAAGAAAATCTTCCCGTCTTAAAAAGGTGTAAAACATAACGGTGGAACAGCTTTATTTGAATAAAAAAGAAAGTAATATACTAGAGGTTGAAGACTACGAAATAACATCTTAAAATAAACACATATTAAAAAATGGAGGTTTTTTGTTTGTTAAACTTATGTTTGGAGCTGGTTGAGTAACACTTTCTTAATGGACTTTGTTCATAAAGAAAGTGCCATTTATAGGGTCAATAAAGATAAGATTATTAGAAGAAAAGGAGACTATAAATGGATATATTGATTCGGCAAGAACGCAATACAGAAGATAATAAGACTGAGGAAATAATTAGAAGAGCGTTTCTAAATGAAGAATTTAGCGACCAGCAAGAACATCTACTTGTTAAGAGAATTAGAAAGTCAGATGCATTCATTCCTGAACTGTCCTTAGTCGCATTAACTCAAGACAAAGAGATTATTGGTCATGTCCTTCTGTCTAAAATAAAAATTGGTGACGCTGCGCATAAAGTTGATTCTTTGGCACTGGCCCCAGTTTCTGTTGCTCCTGAACATCAGAACAAAGGGATTGGAAGCAAATTAATTCAGACTGCCTTACAAAAAGCAACAGACCTTGGGTATCATTCAGTCATTGTTTTAGGGCATGAAGGTTACTATCCTAAGTTTGGGTTTAAACCCGCTAGCTTATGGAAGATCCAAGCCCCATTTGAGGTGCCTGATGAAGCATTTATGGCTCTAGAATTAACAGAGGGTGCTCTTGAAAATGTGCAAGGTGTCGTTTATTATTCCGAAGCTTTCTTAGAGTAAACGTTTCTAAAATAACAAAATGTCATGAAAAAGAGGTGGTCGTGAAAATGGTTTTATCACATTTTCTGCTGACCGCCTCTTTTTCTTGAATATCATATCCTCTTGTTCAGAAGCTTCCTTTCCTCTTTTTAGTTAAATTCCACATCAATTTTCTTCTTCGTATCAGGTGTGAGCTTAGGCATGCGTACTTCGAGGACGCCGTTTTTGTATGTTGCTTTGACGCCGTCTTGTGAGACAGGACTCGGCAGGGAAAGGGAACGCTGGAAGCTGCCGGCGTAGCGTTCTTTGCGGTACATGTTATTTTCGTTTGTTTCGGTTGTGCGGTTAACGGAACCGCTGATGCTTAAGGTATGATTGTCGACATTAATATGGACGTCTTCTTTCTTCTCCAGGCCTGGGATGTCGCATTTGGCGATGACTTCCTTTTCTGTTTCGTGGACATCGACACGGATACTGCCGAGGTGATTGTCACCCCAAGCTTGTGGAAGCTCTGAAAAGAATCGTTCAAAGTCCTTGCGCATATTGGCCCATTGTTTGAACGGATCGTACGGTGTTAGTGTCATCTTCATAACCTCCTGTTTATGTAATGCGAGGTTATTTTTTGCAATTAGAGGTGGATTATGCAAGTACCTGTGTCGCTCAAGAACTTCTATGTGGCAAAGACTTGCGGCATGAAGACGAACATAATCATGAGAATAATAAAGGTAATAGAAATAATTAAGCTAATAATGGCAAGTGGCTTCTTTTCTTGGCTGTTAAAGAGTGCGATTGAGCTGATGATAACGCTTGCAGGAGCCCCGACGAGAAAGAAGATGCGCATCATCATCATAAGCCAGCTCACTTGCGGAAGTGTCGGCAGGATGAACAGAAATACAATGAGAAGAATACTAAGCGTAAGGGCAGTATAGCTCAGCCAAGAATAGCGTTTTGTAGAAAAGAACATTGAATCACCTTCTTTTGTAGAAATCTCCTATACCATTCGTATGAAAGGGAGGAAGAACGGCTATACCGTCATAATCCCCAGAAAGAGGAAGAGTATTTATTGAGTAAAAAAATACCAGGCTGAATAAGGGCATTCAGCCTGGTATAGTGCTTGCATTATTGAGCTGTTTCGACTTCTGGCTCAGCTGGTTGTTCTTGTGGTTGTGCAGGTTGTTGTTGTGATTGGCCTGGCTGTGCAGGCTGTTGTGGAACTTCGATTTCTTGTGCGTTATTCTTCACTTCTTCTGGAATGCTTAAGTCTTCCACTTCGTTAATGTTCTTAATGTTTGATGTCATATGCTGGTTAATCTTCATTGTTTGGTCGTTTTGTGTGACAGACATTGTCATATCCATTTCAAAGCTTTCCGGTTGGAATGTTTCTTTGTTCAATGCATAAGAGTATTTGATTTCTTCAAAGTTCATTTGCTGCATCATTTGTTCGAAGTCTACTCCAGATGCGCCGCCTGGATTCATTTCTTTGACAAGGTCAACAAGCTTATCGCCGTTTCCAGTAATCTTAAGTACGTATGTGTCATCTGTTTCTTCAAGTGTCATTTCATCTGCGAATTGCTTCAGCATTTCAAGGTTTTGCACAGGGCTCATTGATTTTTGCTGCTCCATCATATCCTTCATGAAGCCTTGCTGTGCTTGTTTCATCTTAAGCCATTGACCTGACTGGGCATCTTTCATATACATGTACTCATCTGTCATGTACATTTCCATCTTTGGAATTTCCATTTCAGCTGATTGTGCGTCTGATTCCATTGTTTGATGGATAAGAAGCGGGTCAAGCTGAGATTTCGAGTTAATCTTCATGTTCATTTCTTGTGTTTCTTCACCAAACGTCATCTTCATATCCATTGAGCCGTCTAGCTCGAAGTTCTTCATATCCTGTGACTTTTCAGTTGCTTTCTTATATACATCTTCAGCTGTTAGTTTTTCTTCTTCTTTAGCCGCATTTTCTTCTCCAGCATTCTCAGAGCTATCTGTTCCTGCTTCCTGTCCACAGCCTGCTAGAAGAAGTGCAAATGCAATGCTAAATAATAAAGCCCATTTTTTCATGTTGCTCATTTCTCCTCTCAATACAAAATTTACCACTTCAAACATACTACTATAGATATCACATACTGCCCAGACCTAAACCCCTTTTTAAGAAAAAGGTCCTTTTTTTCAAGACTAGTCTTTGTTTGGCCTATAATAATGTAACGAACGAGTCGCATATAAAGTTTCATTTCTCTCCAGATTTCTGTAGAATCGTTAAATAGAAACAATGTTAGAAGAATTGAGGGATAAGGATGAAGAAACTGCTCATAGTGATGCTGGCAGGCTTATTCGTGCTTGCTGGATGTCAAAATAATGAGGATCAAACATTTAAAGAAAAATTATGTGTGCTCGTTTCACACATTGATGATTCGTGTGATGAAGCCTACCACTTTGATGCAGATGTACCGCTTGTTTTTTATAAAAATGAAAAGAAGGCATTGAACTTTGCGGTGCTGAATGAAGACGGGAATAAAGCATTGAAAACAGCCGGATTTCCAAAGGCTTTTCAAAGCATTGAAAGCGGAAAGTCCTTCGTATGGGATGAAAGTAATGTTGAAGAGCCAAATGTGTCAGTTGTGTTCGGCTTAGCTGATGATTCAGTGCATGGAATTGTCGTGGACAGTGAAGGCGGCATTCAGGCAAACCGTATTCGAATCAAAGAAAATTTATCACTGTGGTATGTCGTGAAGAAAGGCGAAGAGATGAATAGGCCAATCAAAGTCAAGGCGTTCGACCAGAACGGAGACGTGATTGAAGAGAGTTAAGCACAGCAGCTCGCTGTGCTTTTTCAACGTTGTAAAAGGATTTCTAAGCGAGAAGTCGAACATTATAAAAGAACCCCCTTTTATTTCCACACCTACGCTTCATTCACTTCCTTCAGAAGCGATGATTTTCCCGAATTTGTTGTATAATAAGAGAAAGGAGAAGTTGTTTATTGACAACTGTATATCAAGATCATGACCGTTGGTTTAAGGAACTGTTAGGCACGTTTTTTGAAGAGTTCTTCGCTGCGTTTTTTCCGCATGTGTCAGAGGCCGTTGACTTTGAAGCGACCACATTTCTGTCGGAGGAATTGTTTACGGACATACTAGAAGGAGAAAAGCGCCGTGTAGACTTATTAGCAAAGGTGCGCCTGCATCAGGATGAGGCAATTGTGATTATTCATGTTGAGCCGCAAAGCTATAAGCAGGAGGCCTTTAATGAGCGGATGTTTGTATATTTCAGCCGCTTGTACGAAAAGCACCGCAAGCCGATTCTGCCAGTTGCTGTGTTCAGCTATGATGAGAATTACGAAGAGCGGGATACGTTTGAGGTCATCTTTCCATTTAAAGAGGTGCTGCGCTTTGCTTTTGATAAACTGGAGCTGCGAAAGCTTAATTGGCGCGACTACTTGAAAGCCCCCAACCCAGCCGCGGCGGCATTGCTTAGTAAAATGAACTACAGTAAGGCTGAACGCGTTCAAGTGAAGAAAGAATTCCTGCGCATGCTTGTTAAAATGGAGCTGGATGACGCAAGAATGACACTCATTACAGGCTTTTTCGAGCGATATTTGAAGCTCAATCCGCAAGAAGAAACCGAGCTTCAAACCGAAATCACCACCTTACCCGAAGAAGAGGAGGAAGCTGTTATGAAGATTGAAACATCTTGGCATAAGAAAGGGAGAGAGGAAGGGATACAGGAAGGCAGACAGGAAGGAAGACAAGAAGGAAGACAAGAAGGATTGCGAGAAGGTTTGCAGGAAGGAAAGCAAGAAGGGCTGCGAGAAGGAATACAGGCAGTAGCGCGGAAGATGTTGCAAGAAGGTTTCGTTGTTGAGCAGATTATGAAGATAACAGATCTGTCAGAGGAAGAGATTGAAAAGCTTAAGGAGGAATAGCGTCTAGAGGGAGGAAGCTGTTATGAAGATTGAAACATCTTGGCATAAGAAAGGGAGAGAGGAAAGCCTACAAGAAGTAGCGCGGAAGATGTTGCAAAAGGGTTTGACAGTAGAAGAAATTAAGGAATTTATTGATTTGCCAAAAGAAGAGCTTAAGAAGCTTAAGGAGGAATAGCGTCTAGAGGAGGAAGCTGTTATGAAGATTGAAACGTCTTGGCATAAGAAAGGGAGAGAGGAAGGAAAGCAAGAAGGGCTGCGAGAAGGAATACAGGTAATGGCGCAGAAGATGTTGCAAGAAGGCTTTGCTGTTGAGTTGATTAAAGAAATAACAGACCTGTCAGAAGAGGAAATTGCGAAGCTGAAATAAGAAGGGGACGTTAAGAAGCACGCTTAGGCAATGAGAAGCTTAAGCGTGCTTCTTGTTTGGGCTTGTCGCCCCTGAACGAGCCGCCTCCGCTTTCGACGCACAGGATGTGCTAGTGCAGGCGTTGTCACAGGACGTGACGTCTTAGCCAGCGATTCATCTTTTTTTCTTTAGGTAGAGGATTGTGATGGTTGATAGTAGTAGGACGAATAGGATGAGGAAGCCGATTGTTTTGGTTTTCCATAGGTTGAGTTCGAGATGAATGTTGTTTGGTTCATTGAGTTGAAGTTTCCATGTATACGTGTTTCCGTCGATGCTGTCGGCATTGTGTTGTTTTGGTTTGAGTGGCAAGGTTGCAGAGAAAGAAAGGTCCATGCTGTCTTTGATTGAATTGCCGAGAAAGCCGTTTAAGGCATCGCCAGTTGTAGAGCTGAAGTCTAGATTGCCATCAATGATAATTGTTTGTTTGAATAAGCCGTTTTTTTCTTTGAATGAAAACGAATCATAGAGCGAGGAAGCTTGCTTTTCGCCTGTGGGGAAGGCTCCTGTTGTCTCTAATTCTTTCAAGCTCGCGAATGTCCGGGTCATCTGATAGCCCATGTATGCATCATCCTCAAACGGT is from Bacillus tianshenii and encodes:
- a CDS encoding Rpn family recombination-promoting nuclease/putative transposase translates to MTTVYQDHDRWFKELLGTFFEEFFAAFFPHVSEAVDFEATTFLSEELFTDILEGEKRRVDLLAKVRLHQDEAIVIIHVEPQSYKQEAFNERMFVYFSRLYEKHRKPILPVAVFSYDENYEERDTFEVIFPFKEVLRFAFDKLELRKLNWRDYLKAPNPAAAALLSKMNYSKAERVQVKKEFLRMLVKMELDDARMTLITGFFERYLKLNPQEETELQTEITTLPEEEEEAVMKIETSWHKKGREEGIQEGRQEGRQEGRQEGLREGLQEGKQEGLREGIQAVARKMLQEGFVVEQIMKITDLSEEEIEKLKEE
- a CDS encoding DUF3895 domain-containing protein; this encodes MLTTKEMFLINEYVQSRNGESFSLMALCDYLIGKGSSKKSYSTGKPVLYGYVAVYLEGLRKKFRTAEVKEDEQKRDITYLFEGQLEELHIQHPDEPLRPKGKHSEEKKEEAEKDEPEEGQLSLF
- a CDS encoding Hsp20/alpha crystallin family protein, with amino-acid sequence MTLTPYDPFKQWANMRKDFERFFSELPQAWGDNHLGSIRVDVHETEKEVIAKCDIPGLEKKEDVHINVDNHTLSISGSVNRTTETNENNMYRKERYAGSFQRSLSLPSPVSQDGVKATYKNGVLEVRMPKLTPDTKKKIDVEFN
- a CDS encoding N-acetyltransferase gives rise to the protein MDILIRQERNTEDNKTEEIIRRAFLNEEFSDQQEHLLVKRIRKSDAFIPELSLVALTQDKEIIGHVLLSKIKIGDAAHKVDSLALAPVSVAPEHQNKGIGSKLIQTALQKATDLGYHSVIVLGHEGYYPKFGFKPASLWKIQAPFEVPDEAFMALELTEGALENVQGVVYYSEAFLE
- a CDS encoding acetoin reductase, which produces MTDKKVAIITGSGQGIGKGIAQRLANDGFAIVINDVNQETAEATAKELQDQGKESFAVQGDVSNRDDQFSLVKQTVDKYGRVDVFVNNAGIDQVAPLLEVTEKDLETIYKINVFGTLYGLQAAAEQMKKQDGRGKIINACSIAGHKGYSLLGAYSSTKFAVRGLTQTAAQELAQFDINVNAYCPGIVGTSMWDRIDAKMVEYMDLKPGEAFNKFAEGITLGRTEEPEDVANFVSYLASSDSDYMTGQSVMIDGGIEFS